In Apostichopus japonicus isolate 1M-3 chromosome 5, ASM3797524v1, whole genome shotgun sequence, a single window of DNA contains:
- the LOC139967308 gene encoding kinesin-like protein KIF11-B produces the protein MVKIVKPPQESHIQVVLRCRPINETERKHGSYRVVDANQPKKEVTVELEKHNKKQYTFDKVFGPKAKQIEVYKSVVQPILDEVLMGYNCTVFAYGQTGTGKTFTMEGERTPDESLSWEEDPLAGVIPRAMHQIFEKLNSQKVEFSVRVSFLELYNEELFDLLTSQDDIQRLRIFEDSARKGSVVIQGLEEVVVHNKDEVYSILERGAAKRQTAATLMNAHSSRSHSVFSVTIHIKENSIDGEELLKTGKLNMVDLAGSENIGRSGAVDKRAREAGNINQSLLTLGRVITALVEHAPHVPYRESKLTRLLQDSLGGRTKTSIIATVSPSSCNVEETLSTLDYAHRAKHITNRPEVNQKLTKKALIKEYTEEIERLRRDLVAAREKNGIYISEENYRAMENQLASQDGSIKDFLEKIAALEEEIRKVNELFDETKAELEERTEQLDLTKNQLDETTDTLRTTEKNLKDTTQDRDEQQYLVKKHVETEVVLTDDAKKIMHVADESTADVDGLHAKLDRKKKVEAINKTAKEIFQDDFGECITTMKTSQADYCQLQTMFCTTIKDEFSKAMKSRSAEVTSLRDTLSQLVERVKQKTNQTKQEMKDNTQRRKTALTETHSFTEEFRQDQANLVSDFLSKELLPVLEEHQKSIEAHTASLSSWDQDFKQKTDLQKTIVEEHLQKSAQQYDRLEEMVSKYSEEQLEHIKSLHGDVENIMEDEQQREETFMAEMKSLIDGFQRQREERIVKQREQVLRAVTVPKEHTTSFKSEVKQYQADIQQKDEDFASEFVKEQEELLGDCNAHVSKTTSFLNDIKESGAKTKELITDVEERLSGAHKQHVSEVEERVKVHMKDNNTMLEKQIEMVDGMVQELSEDHRKADEVISIRHSEETERVNCWSRTVDDNRQSCTSVGESLLTAVISTNDRVARFLDRDMTEDVPTGTTPQRREFKYPRSLNSTDPHDILIQNFRMVKQLEEAANVQLPPETEMKENLSTIDVSKEGDSQEESLNSTAASDCMSVASEIDLQDLEESKENFVAPRRKAVKASKRRDGSKHRTPKSNSRLPLRAANTPV, from the exons ATGGTGAAAATTGTTAAACCACCTCAAGAAAGCCACATACAAGTGGTTCTTCGCTGTAG ACCAATCAATGAAACAGAGCGAAAACATGGCTCTTACAGAGTTGTCGATGCCAACCAGCCAAAGAAAGAAGTTACAGTGGAACTTGAGAAGCACAACAAGAAACAGTACACATTTGATAAG GTATTTGGACCAAAAGCCAAACAGATTGAAGTCTACAAATCTGTCGTTCAACCAATCCTGGATGAAGTTCTCATGGGCTACAACTGTACAGTTTTTGC GTATGGACAAACAGGAACAGGAAAGACATTTACAATGGAAGGAGAAAGAACTCCAGATGAATCCCTTTCCTGGGAAGAG GATCCTTTGGCTGGAGTGATACCTCGAGCCATGCACCAAATCTTTGAGAAGCTAAATTCCCAGAAAGTGGAATTTTCGGTTCGAGTTTCTTTCTTGGAGTTGTACAACGAGGAACTGTTTGATCTATTGACATCCCAAGACGATATTCAAAGGTTGAGAATATTTGAAGACTCGGCGCGTAAG GGATCAGTAGTGATCCAAGGTCTTGAAGAGGTTGTAGTTCACAACAAGGATGAAGTATACTCCATCTTAGAGAGAGGAGCCGCCAAGCGTCAGACCGCTGCTACTCTGATGAACGCACACTCCAG TCGTTCCCACTCGGTGTTCTCTGTGACCATCCACATCAAAGAGAACAGCATAGACGGGGAGGAGCTCCTGAAGACTGGCAAACTGAACATGGTGGACTTAGCTGGCAGTGAGAACATCGGAAGATCTGGAGCTGTTGACAAACGAGCAAGAGAGGCAG GTAACATCAACCAAAGTTTGTTGACCTTGGGTCGTGTGATCACAGCGTTGGTCGAGCATGCACCCCATGTACCGTACAG AGAGAGTAAGCTTACAAGACTCTTGCAAGATTCCCTAGGAGGAAGGACTAAAACATCCATCATAGCCACAGTTTCACCATCATCTTGTAATGTAGAG GAAACATTGAGTACTTTAGACTATGCACACAGGGCCAAACATATCACCAACAGGCCAGAGGTCAACCAGAAACTGACAAAGAAAGCTCTAATCAAG GAATACACAGAGGAAATTGAGAGACTGAGGAGGGATTTGGTTGCCGCAAGAGAGAAAAATGGAATCTATATATCAGAGGAAAATTACAG AGCAATGGAAAACCAACTTGCTTCTCAAGATGGCAGTATTAAGGATTTTCTAGAGAAGATAGCGGCTCTGGAAGAAGAAATTAGAAAG GTGAATGAATTATTTGATGAAACAAAAGCCGAGTTGGAAGAAAGAACGGAACAATTGGATTTGACAAAGAATCAACTGGATGAGACCACCGATACCTTGAGAACTACAGAGAAG AATCTCAAGGATACAACCCAAGACAGAGACGAGCAACAATATCTGGTTAAGAAACACGTGGAGACTGAAGTCGTCTTGACTGACGATGCCAAAAAG ATCATGCATGTTGCAGACGAGAGTACAGCGGACGTTGACGGACTCCACGCCAAACTAGATCGTAAGAAGAAAGTAGAGGCCATCAACAAGACTGCCAAGGAGATATTCCAGGACGACTTTGGTGAATGTATAACTACTATGAAGACATCACAGGCTGACTACTGTCAACTGCAGACTATGTTCTGTACAACCATAAAGGATGAATTCA GCAAAGCAATGAAATCAAGGAGTGCAGAGGTGACCAGTTTGAGAGATACTTTATCACAGCTAGTCGAGAGAGTGAAGCAGAAAACCAACCAgacaaaacaagaaatgaaagaCAATACTCAAAGGAGGAAAACTGCCCTCACCGAGACTCATAGTTTTACTGAAGAGTTTAGG CAAGACCAAGCGAATTTGGTCAGCGATTTCTTATCCAAGGAGTTACTTCCGGTTCTTGAAGAGCACCAGAAGAGCATAGAGGCACATACTGCTAGTCTAAGCAGCTGGGACCAAGACTTTAAGCAAAAG ACTGACTTGCAGAAGACTATAGTGGAGGAACATCTGCAAAAGAGTGCACAACAGTATGATAGACTCGAAGAAATGGTGTCCAAGTACTCTGAAGAACAACTTGAACACATCAAGAGCTTGCACGGTGATGTAGAGAACATCATGGAGGATGAACAACAGAGGGAAGAG ACGTTTATGGCAGAAATGAAGAGTTTAATTGATGGATTCCAAAGACAGAGGGAGGAAAGAATCGTCAAGCAAAGAGAACAG gtATTGCGGGCTGTTACAGTACCAAAGGAACACACAACATCATTTAAGTCAGAAGTTAAACA ATATCAAGCTGATATCCAACAGAAGGATGAAGACTTTGCATCAGAGTTTGTCAAAGAACAAGAGGAACTCCTGGGTGACTGTAATGCACATGTCAGTAAG ACCACTtcatttttaaatgatattaagGAGTCAGGAGCTAAAACAAAGGAGCTGATTACAGATGTTGAGGAAAGACTTTCAGGTGCACACAAGCAGCATGTATCAGAAGTGGAGGAAAGGGTCAAAGTTCACATGAAGGACAACAACACAATGCTGGAGAAACAGATTGAAATGGTCGAC GGAATGGTTCAGGAACTGAGTGAAGATCATCGTAAAGCTGATGAGGTGATCTCAATTAGACATTCCGAGGAGACAGAGAGGGTGAATTGTTGGAGCAGGACTGTGGATGACAACCGTCAGAGTTGTACATCGGTCGGCGAGTCTCTCCTGACAGCTGTAATCAGTACCAATGACAGGGTGGCCAGGTTCCTGGACAGAGATATGACAGAAGACGTTCCCACAG GTACGACACCCCAGAGACGAGAGTTTAAATATCCTAGATCCCTCAACTCAACAGATCCACACGACATACTCATTCAGAACTTTAGAATGGTAAAGCAACTAGAGGAAGCTGCCAACGTTCAGCTCCCACCCGAGACAGAG ATGAAAGAGAATCTTTCTACCATTGATGTTTCCAAGGAAGGGGACAGTCAGGAGGAGTCACTGAACAGTACTGCTGCATCTGACTGTATGTCAGTAGCATCAGAAATAGACCTGCAG GATCTGGAAGAAAGCAAAGAAAACTTTGTGGCTCCTCGTCGAAAGGCAGTCAAGGCAAGTAAAAGACGGGATGGCAGCAAACACAGAACTCCAAAGAGCAATTCCAGGTTACCTCTCAGAGCAGCCAACACACCGGTTTAA
- the LOC139967309 gene encoding xaa-Pro aminopeptidase 1-like yields the protein MPPKNTTFILKKLRDLLKSKQHVAEPIQAYIIPSGDSHQNEYISDCDCRREYISGFAGSSGTAIVTENLAALWTDGRYFLQAASQMDSNWTLMKQGLPETPSQEEWLNKVLPIGSKVGVDPYLFSYDMWKTCSKGLKAAGNYLVPVSDNLVDIVWGSERPEPPCSALMVQDIKFSGLKWEKKVELLRTQMAANVPKADHIVVTHLDEIAWLLNLRGSDIAYNPVFFSYLVIDMNSIHLFMDEKKLSDEIEKHLDGDLKVTFHGYDDIQSFISDLYTENDAHLRTWISTMSSHALVSTIPKKSRILKPCPITESKSVKNPVEIEGMKRAHIRDAVALCEYFRWLEEEVPKGKVTEISGADRLEEFRREQDDFVTLSFQTISSSGPHAAVIHYSPSLETDLPITMQDIYLCDSGAQFRDGTTDVTRTMHFGAPTQHQKECTTRVLKGVIALATSVFPNGTKGSRLDSFARKSLWDAGLDYLHGTGHGVGSFLNVHEGPQRVSYRLDTKETALTAGQFISDEPGYYEDGQFGIRIENIVLVKPTTTEHNFRDKGFLTFETVTLAPIQTKLLEPSLLTEAEITWLNDYHNQCREVIGAELEKQGRHEALKWLVKETQPIG from the exons ATGCCACCGAAAAACACGACTTTTATCCTCAAGAAATTGAGAGATcttttgaaaagtaaacaacatgTAGCAGAACCTATCCAGGCTTACATCATACCTTCTGGTGATTCTCATCAG AATGAATACATTTCTGACTGTGATTGCAGGCGAGAGTACATCAGTGGATTTGCTGGATCAAGTG GGACTGCAATTGTCACTGAGAACTTAGCAGCTCTATGGACCGATGGGAGGTATTTCTTGCAGGCTGCTTCTCAAATGGACTCCAACTGGACACTCATGAAGCAAG GCTTGCCAGAAACTCCTAGCCAAGAAGAATGGCTCAACAAG GTACTTCCAATTGGGTCGAAGGTTGGTGTGGATCCATACTTATTCTCCTACG ATATGTGGAAGACCTGTAGTAAAGGATTGAAGGCTGCTGGTAATTACCTGGTCCCTGTATCTGATAACCTTGTTGATATCGTCTGGGGGAGTGAGCGACCAGAGCCACCCTGCAGTGCTTTGATGGTGCAAGATATTAAATTTTCAG GACTCAAGTGGGAGAAGAAAGTGGAACTTCTAAGGACCCAGATGGCTGCCAACGTACCCAAAGCAGACCATATTGTAGTCACCCATCTTGATGAAATTGCAT GGCTGCTAAATCTACGAGGATCTGACATTGCTTATAACCCAGTCTTCTTTTCTTACCTTGTGATTGATATGAACAGCATCCA TCTTTTTATGGACGAGAAGAAACTGAGTGACGAAATAGAGAAGCATCTAGATGGAGATCTGAAAGTGACATTCCACGGATACGATGACATTCAGAGCTTTATAAGTGATTTATACACTGAGAACGATGCACACCTTCGAACATGG ATAAGTACCATGTCAAGCCATGCCCTTGTCAGTACCATTCCAAAG AAATCAAGAATATTGAAACCATGTCCAATTACTGAGAGCAAATCAGTTAAGAATCCAGTTGAAATTGAAGGCATGAAAAGAGCGCAT ATCAGAGATGCTGTAGCCCTCTGTGAATATTTCCGCTGGTTGGAGGAAGAG GTTCCAAAAGGTAAAGTGACTGAAATATCCGGTGCAGATAGGCTGGAAGAATTCCGACG GGAACAAGATGATTTTGTTACCCTAAGCTTTCAAACTATATCAAGCTCTGGGCCGCATGCAGCTGTCATTCATTACTCACCTTCACTTGAAACGGACCTGCCAATCACAATGCAGGATATATACCTCTGTGACTCTGGAGCTCAGTTCAG GGACGGAACTACAGATGTTACAAGAACAATGCACTTTGGAGCTCCAACTCAGCATCAGAAG gAATGTACAACCAGGGTGCTTAAAGGAGTTATTGCATTGGCAACAAGTGTTTTTCCTAATGGCACCAAAG GCTCAAGACTGGATTCTTTCGCAAGGAAGTCTCTGTGGGATGCCGGACTGGATTACCTTCATGGGACTGGACATGGCGTCGGGTCCTTCCTGAATGTCCACGAGGGGCCGCAGAGGGTCAGTTACAGGTTGGACACAAAGGAAACAGCTCTGACTGCTGGCCAGTTTATATCCGACG AGCCAGGATATTATGAAGATGGTCAGTTTGGCATTCGTATAGAGAACATTGTACTAGTCAAGCCAACCACAACTGAG CATAATTTCAGAGACAAGGGCTTTCTAACCTTTGAGACCGTCACCTTGGCACCGATCCAGACCAAGTTACTGGAGCCGTCCCTCCTTACTGAGGCAGAG atcacATGGCTTAACGACTACCACAATCAGTGTCGAGAAGTGATCGGTGCAGAACTGGAAAAGCAGGGAAGGCACGAAGCTCTGAAATGGCTGGTTAAGGAAACTCAACCGATTGGTTGA